The proteins below come from a single Plodia interpunctella isolate USDA-ARS_2022_Savannah chromosome 21, ilPloInte3.2, whole genome shotgun sequence genomic window:
- the LOC128678998 gene encoding uncharacterized protein LOC128678998 — protein MKWNFVKFIAFYKCKEFKRACDVMLHYYLLNNRCTMRTSPTQFVIMVEFMERNGDLAKPTGGPRGRQWATNKWRELAAKLNCDGTGDSRTEEKWRKVWTDFKNNTKRKAAKLNRSMTGTGGGPALKISLTDLEFRVLAIMGEQAASGMNTIPEVGFEHVEQEVELASQEVDINPVEEIDFQREPSPLLNIGDEDWNQPGTSQEQPPLAPTPPQTRKWTPQPKKKSHKTKNVADLFLSAEMDRDGRYFELEKEKIRQRDLELELQAKWLEFMKEALSVLYKFLEGKKHDE, from the exons ATGAAGTGGAATTTCGTGAAATTTATTGCCTTTTACAAGTGCAAGGAATTTAAAAGGGCCTGCGATGTGATgttgcattattatttgttaaataaccGTTGTACGATGAGAACTAGTCCAACACAGTTTGTTATTATGGTGGAGTTCATGGAGAG AAATGGGGACTTAGCTAAACCAACTGGAGGCCCAAGAGGTCGGCAGTGGGCCACAAATAAATGGCGGGAGCTCGCTGCGAAATTAAATTGCGATGGAACTGGTGACTCCCGAACGGAAGAAAAGTGGCGAAAG GTCTGGacggattttaaaaataatacaaaaaggaAGGCGGCCAAATTAAATAGAAGCATGACTGGAACAGGGGGTGGTCCAGCTTTGAAGATAAGCCTCACAGACTTAGAGTTCAGAGTGCTGGCGATTATGGGAGAGCAGGCTGCCTCAGGCATGAATACCATCCCTGAAGTTGGTTTTGAGcat GTAGAACAAGAAGTGGAGTTGGCATCACAGGAGGTTGACATAAACCCAGTAGAAGAGATTGATTTTCAGAGAGAGCCCTCTCCTCTActaaatatag GGGATGAGGACTGGAACCAACCTGGCACCAGCCAAGAGCAACCGCCTCTAGCACCAACTCCACCACAAACTAGGAAGTGGACTCCACAACCAAAGAAAAAATctcataaaactaaaaatgtagCAGATCTATTTTTAAGTGCTGAAATGGATCGGGATGGAAGGTATTTTGAACTGGAGAAAGAGAAAATACGGCAGAGAGATTTAGAGCTAGAATTGCAAGCTAAATGGCTGGAATTTATGAAAGAAGCTTTGagtgtattatataaatttttggaAGGAAAAAAGCATGATGAATga
- the LOC128678991 gene encoding uncharacterized protein LOC128678991: MIDLKSEWKSNILGRTLFFRHLQVKKNTSHLSNATAVSMTTIVYKQSKMSNVSDKINTQANKNATVSASNNKLTKNRTPRRVISSRMLPSHIDGSKSCPAGVLDIDRISKTLPIARPKKTTKSDSIIKKSNKDLDFCKKCGDAVSKTNNSKSNTKSTSSSGKLSDTSRTKSIIANERPTHVDQYYRNENFRRSSESIQDVENGFKKMSLDTIKELPERRSSEASKLKTDKSEIFDEYPIEDIGFVDTEDMGSVKKLKEFRDKNYFECHSAKSRIENKISAISLKDHKCTYRFYLNDRLFPVPVSTDHQDNIRCVECHLPLNLRNSDDATQANGFIQAKIRLGQGDPQDTVMFLPVKDQLIIKERKKDEKKEEEAYYFGVIKLDKNGNSIFNQNLPSNSFALKYQKGYKEYHQNEKYRLESVDSNVIVI, translated from the coding sequence atgatTGACTTGAAAAGTGAATGGAAAAGTAATATTCTTGGAAGAACCTTATTTTTTAGGCATttgcaagtaaaaaaaaatacatcacaCCTGTCAAATGCCACAGCTGTTTCTATGACAACCATTGTTTACAAACAGTCCAAGATGTCCAACGTAagcgataaaataaatacacaagcTAATAAAAATGCCACAGTTTCTGCTTCAAACAACAAGTTAACAAAGAACAGAACACCTAGACGTGTGATATCGTCACGAATGCTTCCCTCACATATAGATGGCAGCAAAAGTTGTCCTGCTGGAGTTCTAGACATCGATCGAATATCTAAAACGCTACCTATAGCCAGACCGAAGAAAACTACAAAATCAGAttcaatcattaaaaaatctaacaaaGATCTGGATTTCTGCAAGAAATGTGGTGACGCAGTTTCAAAAACGAACAACTCAAAATCTAATACAAAAAGTACCTCATCATCAGGTAAACTTTCAGACACCTCAAGAACTAAGTCTATTATAGCCAATGAAAGACCAACACACGTGGATCAGTATTacagaaatgaaaattttcgtAGATCCTCCGAATCTATACAAGATGTTGAGAACGGTTTTAAGAAAATGTCGCTAGATACTATTAAAGAATTGCCTGAGAGGCGTTCTTCCGAAGCTAGTAAGCTTAAAACAGACAAATCAGAAATTTTCGACGAATATCCCATAGAAGATATAGGGTTTGTTGATACAGAAGATATGGGAAGTGTAAAGAAATTGAAGGAGTTTAGGGATAAAAACTATTTCGAATGCCATTCCGCCAAGTCGAGAATAGAAAACAAGATTAGTGCAATCAGTTTGAAAGACCATAAATGTACATACAGATTCTATTTAAACGATAGATTATTCCCAGTCCCTGTGAGTACCGACCACCAGGACAATATTAGATGTGTTGAATGTCACTTGCCTTTGAATCTGAGAAATTCTGATGATGCAACGCAAGCCAATGGATTTATCCAAGCTAAAATAAGATTAGGACAAGGCGATCCGCAGGACACTGTTATGTTTTTGCCTGTAAAAGACCAACTTATTATtaaagagagaaagaaagatgAGAAGAAGGAAGAAGAAGCGTATTATTTTGGCGTGATAAAGTTAGACAAAAATGGAAATTCGATCTTCAATCAAAATTTACCAAGTAATTCATTCGCTTTGAAATATCAAAAGGGCTATAAAGAATATCACCAAAATGAGAAGTACAGACTGGAAAGTGTGGATAGTAATGTAAttgttatataa
- the Jhbp12 gene encoding protein takeout isoform X1, whose product MWVLFVCLSVLHAGLADNSLPDSFRRCGQTDKKLNDCLKAAVPDALRKMREGIPSLGVPPMEPLHVAGINISSGAGPVVISQNYRNIKLHGLTDSLLTTYKADLKRYRLRTDSITPKMEFIGDYVMKGRILVLPIQGKGIANITMVNLVVKHDLIFEPVTRDGQIYMHMKDYRVKFIPERVILHFSNLFNGDKRLGDQMNLFLNENSELVFNELKESYEKSLSSVFQDVTNKIFDKVPMNKIFPEK is encoded by the exons ATGTGGGTGTTgtttgtgtgtctgtctgtgctgCATGCTGGACTTGCTGATAATTCTTTAC CGGACAGTTTCCGGCGatgcggacagacagacaagaagCTGAACGACTGCCTCAAGGCGGCTGTGCCCGACGCTCTCAGGAAGATGAGGGAAG GCATCCCGTCTCTGGGCGTGCCTCCCATGGAGCCGTTGCACGTGGCCGGCATCAACATCTCGTCCGGCGCCGGTCCGGTCGTCATCTCCCAGAACTACCGGAACATCAAACTGCACGGACTCACAGATTCTCTGCTCACTACTTACAA GGCCGACCTGAAGCGCTACCGGCTTCGCACGGACTCCATAACGCCGAAGATGGAGTTCATTGGTGATTACGTCATGAAGGGAAGGATCTTGGTGTTGCCGATACAGGGAAAAGGGATCGCCAACATTACCATGG TGAACCTAGTAGTAAAACACGACCTGATCTTCGAGCCGGTAACGCGCGACGGACAGATCTACATGCACATGAAGGATTACAGGGTGAAGTTTATCCCGGAGCGGGTCATTCTGCACTTCTCTAACTTGTTCAATGGGGACAAGCGACTAGGGGATCAGATGAActt ATTCCTCAACGAGAATTCCGAGCTGGTCTTCAACGAATTGAAGGAATCCTACGAGAAGAGCTTGAGCTCCGTATTCCAGGACgtcacaaacaaaatattcgacAAAGTTCCCATGAACAAAATTTTCCCCGAAAAATGA
- the LOC128679000 gene encoding uncharacterized protein LOC128679000: MKAFLILAIFALVFHPSCSRPSESEESVVSVYTTQATTAGPGKPFDVYHQIANNIAERITSPIYRFLGYDKNKTEEATTKKPWSKIELLDEIAEEVTDADISPVDNDISTDEEVEELSFDALKKIQKIPEKIVLYSNYLPVKGNLEVNDTVTDDEDPFEFNDDDYEKPRQNQFLYVLEVLGSLFQFVWGSIVSYFKPSTNSNPE; the protein is encoded by the exons atgaAGGCGTTTTTAATTCTAGCTATTTTTGCTTtg GTGTTCCATCCAAGCTGCAGCCGACCCTCAGAATCTGAGGAGTCCGTGGTGAGCGTGTACACCACACAAGCTACAACCGCCGGCCCTGGGAAACCCTTCGACGTTTACCACCAGATAGCTAACAATATTGCTGAGAGGATCACCTCACCTATTTAcag ATTTCTGGGCTacgataaaaacaaaactgaagAAGCGACTACCAAGAAACCGTGGAGTAAAATCGAACTATTAGACGAGATTGCTGAAGAAGTGACCGACGCAGACATTTCTCCAGTCGACAACGACATATCAACTGATGAAGAAGTTGAAGAACTTTCCTTTGACGCTCTGAAGAAGATACAGAAAATACCGGAGAAGAtcgttttgtattcgaactaTTTGCCAGTGAAAGGGAATTTGGAGGTTAACGATACTGTCACTGATGATGAAGATCCTTTTGAATTTAATGATGACGACTATGAGAAACCTAGGCAGAATCAGTTCTTGTATGTTTTAGAGGTTTTGGGCAGTCTTTTTCAGTTTGTTTGGGGCAGTATAGTGTCATATTTTAAGCCTTCGACGAACAGCAATCCAGAATAG
- the Jhbp12 gene encoding protein takeout isoform X2: MREGIPSLGVPPMEPLHVAGINISSGAGPVVISQNYRNIKLHGLTDSLLTTYKADLKRYRLRTDSITPKMEFIGDYVMKGRILVLPIQGKGIANITMVNLVVKHDLIFEPVTRDGQIYMHMKDYRVKFIPERVILHFSNLFNGDKRLGDQMNLFLNENSELVFNELKESYEKSLSSVFQDVTNKIFDKVPMNKIFPEK; encoded by the exons ATGAGGGAAG GCATCCCGTCTCTGGGCGTGCCTCCCATGGAGCCGTTGCACGTGGCCGGCATCAACATCTCGTCCGGCGCCGGTCCGGTCGTCATCTCCCAGAACTACCGGAACATCAAACTGCACGGACTCACAGATTCTCTGCTCACTACTTACAA GGCCGACCTGAAGCGCTACCGGCTTCGCACGGACTCCATAACGCCGAAGATGGAGTTCATTGGTGATTACGTCATGAAGGGAAGGATCTTGGTGTTGCCGATACAGGGAAAAGGGATCGCCAACATTACCATGG TGAACCTAGTAGTAAAACACGACCTGATCTTCGAGCCGGTAACGCGCGACGGACAGATCTACATGCACATGAAGGATTACAGGGTGAAGTTTATCCCGGAGCGGGTCATTCTGCACTTCTCTAACTTGTTCAATGGGGACAAGCGACTAGGGGATCAGATGAActt ATTCCTCAACGAGAATTCCGAGCTGGTCTTCAACGAATTGAAGGAATCCTACGAGAAGAGCTTGAGCTCCGTATTCCAGGACgtcacaaacaaaatattcgacAAAGTTCCCATGAACAAAATTTTCCCCGAAAAATGA
- the LOC128678995 gene encoding putative nuclease HARBI1 codes for MSMLSRNRPLRSYYYLWRLFNSIQEEEDEIRREIKIRSYLRRNFKPLDLHEREFIKRYRLSKAAFHYICIELKNKTSLRSSIRVDLEHKVLCALSFYATGSYQRIVGMGKYLGQTTVSKYITEVTNALNNRNILSKFIKFPTNRAERDIIRQKFYTQYGFPGVLGCIDGSHFHIFSPPKDVEHLFFCRKHYYSLNVQMVCDSDGRILNINSRYGGATHDAFIWENSAVNEFMQRLDQSNEHTWLLGDSGYPQRPWLMTPITDAAENSPEAKYTSVHGRTRVVIENTFGRLKNRWRCLSKDRTLHYKPEKCARIITACSVLHNLALQFNVPDPESDSEQVSEIEDVLRPVAPEERADTGRDLLIRGRAIRTQLVRRINSLH; via the exons atgtctatgTTATCAAGGAACCGTCCATTACGTAGTTATTACTACTTATGGCGTTTATTTAATAGCattcaagaagaagaagacgaaATCAGAAG agaaataaaaattagaagtTATTTGAGGAGAAATTTCAAGCCCCTAGACTTACACGAAAGGGAGTTTATAAAGAGGTATCGTCTCTCTAAAGCTGCATTccattatatatgtattgagcttaaaaataaaacctccTTAAGATCCAGCATAAGAGTCGATTTAGAACATAAG gTATTATGCGCTCTATCTTTTTATGCAACTGGTTCGTATCAGCGAATTGTTGGTATGGGCAAATATTTAGGGCAGACCACAGtcagtaaatatataacagaGGTTACTAATGCCCTAAAtaacagaaatatattaaGCAAGTTCATAAAATTTCCTACCAATAGAGCTGAAAGAGATATCATCAGGCAAAa GTTTTATACACAATATGGATTTCCCGGCGTTCTTGGGTGCATTGATGGATCACATTTCCATATATTTTCACCACCAAAGGATGTGGAACATCTTTTCTTTTGtagaaaacattattattccTTAAATGTGCAAAtg GTATGTGACAGCGATGGgcgaattttaaatattaattcgcGTTATGGTGGAGCTACACACGATGCATTCATTTGGGAGAATAGTGCCGTGAATGAATTTATGCAAAGACTTGACCAAAGTAATGAACATACATGGCTTCTAG GTGATTCTGGATATCCGCAAAGACCTTGGCTGATGACACCTATTACCGACGCAGCTGAAAATAGTCCTGAAGCTAAATATACCTCCGTTCATGGTCGAACAAGGGTGGTTATTGAAAACACCTTTGGAAGATTGAAAAATCGCTGGAGATGTCTCAGCAAGGATCGGACTTTGCATTATAAGCCTGAGAAATGTGCAAGAATTATAACTGCATGTAGTGTTTTACACAACTTGGCCCTTCAATTTAATGTTCCTGATCCTGAGTCTGATTCTGAACAAGTTTCAGAGATCGAGGACGTTTTAAGACCTGTGGCACCTGAGGAAAGGGCAGACACTGGAAGGGATTTACTGATTAGGGGCAGAGCAATACGAACTCAGTTGGTACGAAGAATCAATAGTTTACATTAA